Within Streptomyces antibioticus, the genomic segment CTCCCTGGTCCTGGTGGTGAACCTGGTCCTGTATCTCGCGCACGACTCGTTCGGTGTCTCGGAGTCGATGGCGGTACGGATCTGTCTGGCCTCGGCGGGCCTGTGGTGGGGCGGCTTCACGCTGATCCCGCTGCTGCGGCTGCGGGACCGGCCGCCCGCCGTGCGCGAGACGACGGGGGCGACCGGGGCGACGCCGACGGCTCCCGGGCTGCGCCAGCTCATGGCGACGCTGCGGGACATGCGCCGCCACCCGCTCACCCTCGCCTTCCTGCTGGCCTATCTCGTCTACAACGACGGCATCCAGACCGTGATCTCCCAGGCGTCGGTGTACGGCTCGGAGGAACTCGGACTGAGCCAGTCCACGCTGATCGGCGCCGTCCTGCTGGTCCAGGTGCTGGCCGTGGCCGGCGCCCTCGGCATGGGCCGGCTCGCCCGGACCTACGGCGCGAAGCGCACGATCCTCGGCTCGCTGGTCGCCTGGACGCTCACCCTGGGCGCCGGATACTTCCTGCCCGAAGGCGCGCCGGTCGGCTTCTTCCTGCTGGCGGCGGCGATCGGGCTGGTCCTCGGCGGCAGCCAGGCCCTGTCCCGCTCGCTCTTCTCCCATCTGGTCCCGCCGGGCAAGGAGGCGGAGTACTTCTCCGCGTACGAGCTGAGCGACCGCGGGATGAGCTGGCTGGGCCCGCTGCTCTTCGGGATCACCTACCAGCTCACCGGGAGCTACCGGGACGCGATCCTGTCGCTGGTGG encodes:
- a CDS encoding MFS transporter; the protein is MGTDTVRTARADESDDSGARAARQREQRGWYFYDWACSVYSTSVLTVFLGPYLTSVAKAAADPEGYVHPLGIPVRAGSFFPYAVSLSVVVAVLLMPLVGAAADRSGRKKPLLAAAAYTGAAATTAMFFLGGDRYLLGGLLLIVANAAQSVAMMLYNSYLPQIAPPEERDAVSSRGWAFGYAAGSLVLVVNLVLYLAHDSFGVSESMAVRICLASAGLWWGGFTLIPLLRLRDRPPAVRETTGATGATPTAPGLRQLMATLRDMRRHPLTLAFLLAYLVYNDGIQTVISQASVYGSEELGLSQSTLIGAVLLVQVLAVAGALGMGRLARTYGAKRTILGSLVAWTLTLGAGYFLPEGAPVGFFLLAAAIGLVLGGSQALSRSLFSHLVPPGKEAEYFSAYELSDRGMSWLGPLLFGITYQLTGSYRDAILSLVAFFVLGFVLLARVPVRRAIDAAGNPVPEKI